In one Candidatus Methylacidiphilales bacterium genomic region, the following are encoded:
- a CDS encoding DEAD/DEAH box helicase — translation MKSLPQQVSQLFDRHGPLSTIEKFQYRPQQKTMAEAVAEALTKRHHLIVEAGTGVGKSFAYLIPALLESLQNKRKAIVSTHTITLQEQLHKKDIPLLFHFWGDSFQAALLKGRHNYLCPIRLERALRHADSLFTSAEYNELTRIHHWAVHTQDGTLSDLDPQPDPKIWQHICSEAFFCTPQRCSRCGKCFYHHAKRRATEAQLLILNHSLLFLLLAGIEENLDSNSSTQGYLFTNDFLIIDEAHTLENVATRHLGWTVSRQSLRATLHRLFNPKTQKGLLPFLRLAEPIELVKKNLQSAETLFHSIDSALQKQTGNEIRIHHPDFVPDIMRLPLTQLIESLRLHAQEENDEDNQADLNQFVHRLLALREGISQFLAHDKPDHLYWIERGPAWDQEIKLNAAPIEIAPLLSRLLFKPDHTTILTSATLAPTPHSLDYFVQRIGALHHRTLQLGSPFHFEQQMRIFIPRHMPDPSQDSYQEALAAWIRYFTAQTQGHAFVLFTNQRLMQTIAEKTAPFFAKKNWPFLCQGTGMTREKMLQTFKKQPHSILFGLDSFWQGVDVPGEALSNVIITRLPFPVPDQPIVQARCEIIENRGGNPFSEYSLPEAILKFRQGVGRLIRSHEDRGIVCILDPRILSRPYGREFIAALPQCPVEILEDQIPLSHD, via the coding sequence GCCACGGGCCCCTCTCGACGATCGAAAAATTTCAATACCGCCCTCAGCAAAAAACCATGGCCGAAGCCGTAGCAGAAGCACTCACAAAACGGCATCATCTCATCGTCGAAGCAGGCACAGGAGTCGGCAAAAGCTTTGCCTATCTCATCCCCGCCCTCCTCGAATCCCTCCAAAATAAACGCAAAGCCATCGTCAGCACGCACACCATCACTTTGCAAGAGCAACTCCACAAAAAAGACATTCCCCTACTCTTCCACTTTTGGGGAGACAGCTTCCAAGCCGCCCTTCTTAAGGGGCGCCACAACTATCTCTGTCCCATTCGCCTCGAAAGAGCCTTGCGCCACGCCGATTCCCTTTTTACCTCAGCAGAATATAACGAGCTCACTCGAATCCATCACTGGGCAGTCCACACTCAAGATGGCACGCTCTCAGACCTTGACCCACAGCCCGATCCTAAAATTTGGCAGCACATCTGCAGCGAAGCTTTTTTTTGCACGCCACAACGCTGCTCGCGATGTGGGAAATGTTTTTACCACCACGCCAAACGTCGAGCCACAGAAGCGCAACTTCTCATTCTCAACCACTCGCTCCTCTTCCTACTCCTAGCTGGAATCGAAGAAAACCTCGACTCAAACTCCTCCACCCAAGGTTACCTCTTCACAAACGACTTTCTCATTATCGACGAAGCACACACTCTTGAAAACGTCGCCACCCGACACCTCGGCTGGACTGTCAGTCGTCAAAGCCTCCGCGCCACACTCCATCGCCTTTTCAACCCTAAAACCCAAAAAGGACTGCTTCCCTTCCTCCGCTTGGCTGAGCCTATCGAGCTCGTCAAAAAAAATCTTCAATCCGCAGAAACCCTTTTTCACTCCATCGATAGTGCCCTTCAAAAGCAGACTGGAAACGAAATCCGCATCCATCATCCCGACTTCGTTCCCGATATCATGCGTCTCCCACTCACCCAACTCATCGAATCCCTCCGCCTCCATGCCCAAGAAGAAAATGACGAAGACAACCAAGCCGATCTCAACCAATTCGTCCACCGCCTCCTCGCTCTCCGTGAAGGCATATCTCAATTCCTCGCTCACGACAAACCCGACCACCTCTATTGGATCGAGCGAGGACCAGCCTGGGACCAAGAAATCAAACTCAACGCAGCCCCTATTGAAATCGCACCTCTACTCTCTCGCCTACTCTTCAAGCCAGACCACACTACGATCTTAACCAGTGCCACCCTCGCACCCACACCACATAGCCTTGATTACTTCGTGCAACGCATCGGCGCACTCCATCACCGCACTCTCCAGCTCGGATCTCCATTCCATTTCGAGCAGCAAATGCGCATCTTCATCCCACGGCATATGCCAGACCCTTCCCAAGACAGCTACCAAGAAGCGCTCGCCGCATGGATTCGATATTTCACCGCGCAGACTCAAGGCCATGCATTCGTGCTATTCACCAACCAACGGCTTATGCAAACCATAGCCGAAAAAACCGCACCATTCTTCGCTAAAAAAAATTGGCCATTCCTATGCCAAGGCACTGGTATGACCCGTGAGAAAATGCTCCAAACATTTAAAAAACAACCCCACAGCATCCTCTTCGGCCTAGACAGCTTCTGGCAGGGCGTAGATGTCCCAGGTGAAGCGCTTTCTAACGTGATCATCACACGGCTTCCATTTCCCGTCCCCGATCAACCCATCGTCCAAGCGCGATGCGAGATCATCGAAAACCGAGGCGGCAATCCATTCAGTGAATATTCTCTCCCCGAAGCCATCCTGAAATTCCGACAAGGAGTCGGCCGTCTCATCCGCAGCCACGAAGACCGCGGGATTGTCTGCATCCTCGATCCGCGCATCCTTTCGCGCCCCTATGGACGCGAATTCATCGCTGCCCTGCCCCAATGCCCAGTTGAAATTCTCGAAGACCAAATCCCCCTATCCCATGACTAA
- a CDS encoding FKBP-type peptidyl-prolyl cis-trans isomerase: protein MMKLNTLLYPLIALAALVITTAQAQPQSAPEPSSPSSPPADNPNKPQSQIDRVSYTLGSNIGRNLRMQGFELNTDFFMRGLQDGLKQGDQYLLTQDEMHDTMMRFQQELQEKQAKREKELAEKNAKEAKEFLARNAKQKGVKTTKSGLQYKILKEGPRGGKSPKLNHSVTVHYTGRLLDKTVFDSSIERGQPATFPVNGVIKGWTEALQMMKPGDKWELYIPPELAYGEQGAGGRVPPNALLIFEVELISVSDPAEPQQPTNTSGTPTQ, encoded by the coding sequence ATGATGAAACTCAACACCCTCCTCTATCCCCTCATCGCACTCGCCGCCCTAGTCATAACCACAGCCCAAGCCCAGCCCCAATCTGCACCAGAGCCCTCCTCACCCTCCTCACCTCCTGCCGATAATCCCAACAAACCCCAATCCCAAATCGACCGCGTCAGCTACACCCTCGGCTCCAACATCGGCAGAAACTTACGAATGCAAGGATTCGAACTCAACACCGACTTCTTCATGCGCGGACTCCAAGATGGACTGAAACAAGGCGACCAATACCTCCTCACCCAAGACGAAATGCACGACACCATGATGCGCTTCCAACAAGAACTCCAAGAAAAACAAGCCAAACGCGAAAAAGAACTCGCCGAGAAAAACGCCAAAGAAGCCAAAGAATTCCTCGCCCGCAACGCCAAACAAAAAGGCGTCAAAACCACCAAAAGCGGCCTCCAATACAAAATCCTCAAAGAAGGCCCACGCGGCGGCAAATCTCCCAAACTCAACCACTCCGTCACCGTCCACTACACCGGCCGACTCCTCGACAAAACCGTCTTCGATAGCTCCATCGAGCGCGGCCAACCTGCCACCTTCCCCGTCAACGGCGTCATCAAAGGCTGGACTGAAGCCCTCCAAATGATGAAACCCGGCGACAAATGGGAACTCTACATCCCCCCAGAACTCGCCTACGGCGAACAAGGCGCCGGAGGCAGAGTCCCCCCCAACGCCCTCCTCATCTTCGAAGTCGAGCTAATCTCCGTCTCCGACCCCGCCGAGCCCCAACAACCCACCAACACTAGCGGCACACCAACCCAATAA
- a CDS encoding sigma-54 dependent transcriptional regulator — MASSKTLPVLLIVDDEKATREGLRQAFEEDFDIYTAPDVKSALNILDGIEVDLLLTDLRLGSESGMKLLEKAQTLTPRPACIMMTAYGSVDNAVEAMRRGAYDYVMKPLDIDRLSVILKRAIKDTKADPTPQPDPNTPSSQNGDIASRIVGESPALTQILKKARQVAASRATVLIEGESGTGKELIARAIHQWSARKDGPLVTVHCAALSPQLLESELFGHERGAFTGAIERRIGRFEEASGGTLFLDEIGEIDASTQVKLLRALGERIIQRVGGNQEIPVDVRVVAATNRNLEAMMQEGKFREDLFYRLSVVRLYLPPLRERKEDIPQLVKVFLRDCARENGKPTPRLADGVIDILMRYNWPGNIRELRMAIEHGVVLAEGGVLRTQDLPERIVAGASGLLQYLENGSKETVPLGKEESQTASSNPFSLEEQERRSIAQALRACGGNRTQAAEKLGISRRTLYRKLKEYGWDLDKR, encoded by the coding sequence ATGGCGTCATCAAAAACCCTGCCGGTATTACTCATAGTCGATGACGAAAAAGCCACCCGCGAAGGACTACGACAAGCCTTCGAAGAAGACTTCGACATCTACACCGCCCCCGACGTCAAATCAGCCCTCAACATCCTAGACGGCATAGAAGTCGACCTCCTGCTCACCGACCTCAGACTCGGCTCAGAAAGCGGAATGAAACTGCTCGAAAAAGCACAAACCCTCACCCCACGCCCCGCCTGCATCATGATGACCGCATACGGATCCGTAGATAACGCCGTAGAAGCCATGCGACGCGGCGCCTACGACTACGTCATGAAACCACTCGATATCGATCGCCTCAGCGTCATCCTCAAACGCGCCATCAAAGATACCAAGGCAGACCCCACCCCACAACCCGACCCCAACACCCCCTCCTCCCAAAACGGAGACATCGCCTCACGCATCGTAGGAGAATCGCCAGCCTTAACTCAAATTCTCAAAAAAGCTCGCCAAGTCGCCGCCTCCCGTGCCACCGTCCTCATCGAAGGCGAAAGCGGCACCGGCAAAGAACTCATCGCCCGCGCCATCCACCAATGGAGCGCACGAAAAGATGGGCCCCTCGTCACCGTCCACTGCGCCGCGCTCTCACCGCAACTTTTGGAAAGTGAACTCTTCGGACACGAGCGAGGCGCCTTCACAGGCGCCATCGAGCGACGCATCGGGCGCTTCGAAGAAGCCAGCGGTGGAACACTCTTCCTCGACGAAATCGGTGAAATCGACGCCAGCACCCAAGTAAAACTCCTCAGAGCTTTAGGTGAACGGATCATCCAACGTGTAGGCGGCAACCAAGAAATCCCCGTCGACGTGCGCGTCGTCGCAGCCACCAACCGCAACCTCGAAGCCATGATGCAAGAGGGAAAATTTCGCGAAGATTTATTCTATCGACTCAGCGTCGTGCGACTCTACCTCCCCCCACTCCGCGAGCGAAAAGAAGACATCCCCCAGCTCGTCAAAGTTTTTCTAAGAGACTGCGCGCGAGAAAACGGAAAACCCACACCACGACTAGCCGATGGCGTAATCGACATCCTGATGCGCTACAATTGGCCGGGAAATATCCGCGAACTACGCATGGCCATCGAACACGGAGTAGTCCTTGCCGAAGGCGGCGTATTGCGCACCCAAGACCTCCCCGAGCGCATCGTAGCCGGAGCTTCAGGCCTCCTGCAATACTTAGAAAATGGCAGCAAAGAGACCGTGCCACTCGGAAAAGAAGAAAGTCAAACCGCTTCCAGTAATCCGTTTTCCCTAGAGGAACAAGAACGTCGCTCAATCGCCCAAGCATTGCGCGCCTGTGGCGGCAATCGAACTCAAGCCGCTGAAAAACTCGGCATCAGCCGCCGCACCCTCTACCGCAAACTCAAAGAATACGGCTGGGACCTGGACAAAAGATAA
- a CDS encoding glycosyltransferase family 39 protein, which translates to MSDIQSAVYSLDAGGIRQWLVRVTFAVVVLVVAILYLVTQFRGLAHAEAMDYAQVARQIATGQGFTTKFIRPVALAQLRERQAQKAGIQQPLGTGAGLNRPLGMDFQKIPDTINAPLYPLVLGLWMKLWPWGLVHPDKFEDQNQLREYKLDRWVAIFGMMCVMVTAFLLYSWAKRMFDIRVAYISVIVFFVSDLVWGFSISGLSTSFLMMLFVGFCWCLHEAILAQGEGRKNAMWICLLGSAVLMGLMLLTRLTMVWVMVSYMLLVGYIFRKEKVLWPIACAIVVLILTPWLVRNYQLTGSVMGANAFAVGANHPDYPGTTIYRSYIQLPPSTIWTNAAKQLREGVRHYVTHFFVLTGGSVAAMFFVVGLMHPFKRVRAQALRWWLAGAVILLAIGSSLALPNPKMIDEYNQMAVLFPAMIVFGGAFFFVLLDRITNYLPIVRYTIISLYLAANSGAFVMTLLPPGEPPYRYPPYFPPILQFMSQWFQKNETIASDIPWATAWYTQRSSVWLPKTLDDFYRINDFAQPLVAILFTPQTTNLGYLDVEKGEYKDWKMLIRRENTPPGFPLQKATFLPPNKDEYMLIADRIRWDVEVR; encoded by the coding sequence ATGTCAGATATACAAAGTGCTGTTTATTCCCTAGACGCGGGCGGGATTCGACAGTGGCTCGTCAGAGTGACGTTCGCAGTAGTGGTTTTAGTGGTGGCGATTTTGTATCTCGTAACGCAATTTCGAGGACTAGCTCATGCGGAAGCCATGGATTACGCCCAAGTGGCGCGACAAATAGCAACAGGGCAGGGCTTTACGACAAAATTCATCAGGCCAGTGGCCCTTGCGCAGTTGCGAGAACGTCAAGCTCAAAAGGCGGGCATACAACAGCCCCTGGGAACAGGAGCGGGGCTGAACCGACCTCTGGGCATGGATTTTCAGAAGATACCCGATACCATCAATGCGCCCCTGTATCCGTTGGTATTAGGCTTGTGGATGAAACTATGGCCCTGGGGTCTAGTCCACCCAGATAAATTCGAGGATCAAAATCAACTGCGCGAATACAAGCTGGATCGGTGGGTAGCGATATTTGGAATGATGTGCGTGATGGTGACGGCGTTTTTGTTGTATTCGTGGGCCAAGCGAATGTTCGACATCCGAGTAGCCTACATCTCAGTGATTGTGTTTTTCGTGTCAGACCTCGTATGGGGGTTTTCAATTTCCGGATTGTCAACGAGTTTTTTGATGATGCTTTTTGTAGGTTTTTGTTGGTGCCTACACGAGGCTATTTTGGCTCAGGGTGAAGGGCGAAAAAATGCAATGTGGATCTGCCTTCTCGGCAGTGCTGTGTTGATGGGATTGATGTTGTTGACCCGTCTGACGATGGTGTGGGTGATGGTATCGTATATGCTGCTGGTGGGCTACATATTTCGCAAAGAAAAAGTGCTTTGGCCAATCGCTTGCGCGATTGTGGTGTTAATTTTGACGCCCTGGCTAGTCAGGAATTATCAGTTGACAGGAAGTGTGATGGGAGCAAACGCATTCGCGGTAGGAGCAAATCATCCAGACTATCCCGGGACGACAATCTATCGATCCTACATTCAGCTGCCGCCTTCTACGATCTGGACGAATGCCGCAAAACAGCTGCGGGAAGGCGTGCGCCATTATGTCACCCATTTTTTCGTCCTAACTGGTGGCTCTGTGGCAGCGATGTTTTTTGTCGTAGGATTAATGCACCCTTTCAAACGGGTGCGTGCCCAGGCGCTGCGTTGGTGGCTAGCTGGAGCTGTGATTTTACTGGCCATCGGTAGCAGCCTGGCGCTGCCTAATCCTAAAATGATCGATGAATATAATCAGATGGCTGTGTTGTTCCCAGCTATGATAGTGTTCGGAGGGGCATTCTTTTTTGTGTTGCTAGACCGGATTACAAATTATTTGCCGATTGTTCGTTACACAATCATTAGTCTTTATCTCGCAGCTAATTCCGGGGCATTTGTTATGACTCTTCTACCGCCCGGTGAGCCGCCGTATCGCTATCCGCCTTATTTTCCGCCGATCCTTCAATTCATGAGTCAATGGTTTCAAAAAAATGAAACCATCGCCAGCGATATTCCTTGGGCAACAGCGTGGTATACTCAGCGCTCCAGTGTATGGCTACCCAAGACGCTTGATGATTTTTATCGGATCAACGATTTCGCTCAACCACTTGTCGCGATACTCTTCACACCACAGACCACCAATCTAGGATATCTCGATGTGGAAAAAGGGGAATACAAAGATTGGAAGATGCTCATCCGACGTGAGAATACGCCGCCAGGATTCCCGTTGCAAAAGGCTACATTTCTTCCTCCCAACAAGGATGAATACATGCTCATCGCAGATCGAATCCGTTGGGATGTGGAGGTAAGATGA
- a CDS encoding outer membrane beta-barrel protein, whose translation MKNILTIIAGVTLCNLTVAFAGAPIPPPSTMPPTQQPASSAPADPQKRPFTVTALIRGEYDDNINTSNSNEQSSWKLIGEPSIIYNKKDDNTSYAARYTLSAAYYFDRPGNKDVDLSHEIYGRIKHQFSDRVGIDVRDRLRITQEPAILDAPGSVFIRTNNDYIFNAFDADLMIQWTPKFGTISGYGNDVWDYEDKGISRFEDRMVHKGKHEFRFLVVPTTTLVVGGLIGYHDYWNVRRDFVNYTGMAGVDHDLTRQATIGLRAGITHTDFIDGGSYNSPYGQVLLNIETGANSSINASYSHTIASTSLNTYYAREADTFTLGGRYQWTPKFSTRVQGMATFGEHKRQFVLGLPTITKIRENIYGVDVGMNYEVNKNLELEAGYIYTTVDSNIQFNEYDRNRVYFGVRGTY comes from the coding sequence ATGAAAAACATACTGACGATCATTGCTGGAGTCACCTTGTGCAACCTGACTGTCGCCTTCGCGGGAGCCCCCATTCCTCCGCCGAGCACGATGCCGCCTACGCAGCAACCAGCCAGTTCTGCTCCAGCAGATCCACAAAAAAGACCATTCACTGTGACGGCGCTCATTCGTGGTGAATACGACGATAACATCAACACCTCCAATTCAAACGAACAAAGCTCTTGGAAACTCATCGGCGAGCCCAGTATCATCTACAATAAAAAGGACGATAATACCAGCTACGCAGCTCGTTACACACTTTCCGCGGCGTATTATTTTGATCGCCCTGGAAACAAAGATGTGGATCTGAGCCATGAAATCTACGGCCGTATCAAGCATCAATTCTCCGATCGAGTAGGGATAGATGTGCGCGATCGATTGCGCATTACACAAGAGCCGGCCATCCTAGACGCCCCAGGCTCAGTATTCATCCGCACAAACAACGATTACATTTTTAATGCCTTTGATGCAGACCTCATGATCCAATGGACGCCTAAATTTGGGACGATCAGTGGATACGGTAACGATGTATGGGATTACGAGGATAAGGGAATATCTCGTTTCGAAGACCGCATGGTGCATAAAGGTAAACATGAGTTTCGCTTCCTAGTTGTTCCCACGACAACGCTCGTAGTGGGAGGTTTGATCGGCTATCATGATTACTGGAATGTGCGTCGGGATTTTGTAAACTATACGGGCATGGCAGGGGTCGATCATGACCTTACCCGCCAAGCAACGATCGGTCTTCGAGCGGGCATCACACATACGGATTTTATAGATGGAGGTAGCTACAATTCACCCTACGGACAGGTCCTCCTCAACATCGAGACCGGGGCTAATTCCTCGATCAATGCCAGCTACAGCCATACCATAGCCAGCACCTCCCTGAATACTTATTATGCTCGTGAAGCTGACACATTCACACTCGGTGGACGTTATCAATGGACGCCAAAGTTCTCCACACGAGTGCAAGGCATGGCAACCTTTGGTGAACACAAGCGACAGTTCGTTCTAGGCTTACCGACGATAACTAAGATCAGAGAAAACATCTACGGGGTGGATGTCGGTATGAATTACGAAGTGAATAAAAACCTAGAGCTCGAAGCAGGCTACATTTACACTACAGTCGATTCAAATATCCAATTTAACGAATACGACAGAAACCGTGTCTATTTCGGCGTGCGAGGAACTTATTAA
- a CDS encoding polysaccharide biosynthesis tyrosine autokinase yields the protein MVSQSKEGELHFLDYWRVIKNRLPIIITVLVLTVASGYFTTVYLITKVYAATAQIQVNKPQRDIEVFRRDHSNFYDPHYFQSEFELIQSKKILYPVIEKLGLDKVYAQRLLKQDTPLPVDLMYDYLTKNLLKLDYRRGTNIITITGLSEDPEEAARIANSIAQVYIDTRREDEKARASRGLKSLSEEIEKQRKVVAESRQKVEALRKELGIDAVPGGLKNDTQLADVELQRKSMMLDEARADAIARKVRIERLKNMTTEQLLDTLPALNLMDDNLIRLRQDQLDIESEITRLISGGLGTDHPRVQAAQAKLRKVREQIMGMVEGKRNALEIDYEVSQARVRQLEEEVKNLTERVRRDKGEKLAPFLQAEKEAESQHDILQALIIRYKQESADTQIEIEPAELISHAEPPIKPHKPNLLLNIILSILVGGVLGLACAFFIEYLDTSVKTVEEVEKYLGLNVVGVVPNNMCALNQLPPDAPDAEAYRILRAKIDLKPKRGEGNSLTLISGGPGEGKSLTIFNLAYVCAQTGQSVLIVDADLRRPTQHKYLQIPREHGLADLLQGKGEPYEYIKSTSVPNLHIITAGKVTSDRIGLMNATKIREILADLRQRYDIVLFDSPPILGISDGSVIVHEVDKTLLVIQHRRYPRQVCLKAKEAIEQVNGNLVGVVLNNVAINTHESYYYYSTYQYYQHIDEDEEDKPKPIPKTQSKQSKERQKNPPSPTPAGRTSPTTKENTPSRDTTKHKEAPNTTPLPSQQVQNGKKTDIQSIFGSRNGSESY from the coding sequence ATGGTCAGTCAAAGTAAGGAGGGGGAGCTCCACTTTCTGGATTACTGGAGAGTAATTAAAAATCGCCTCCCCATCATCATCACAGTCCTCGTTCTCACAGTAGCGAGTGGCTATTTCACCACGGTTTACCTCATTACGAAAGTATACGCCGCAACGGCGCAAATCCAGGTAAATAAGCCGCAACGCGATATAGAAGTATTCCGTAGAGATCACTCAAATTTTTATGACCCACACTACTTCCAGTCCGAATTCGAGCTGATTCAATCCAAAAAAATTCTCTATCCAGTCATTGAGAAACTTGGCCTCGACAAAGTCTATGCTCAAAGACTCTTAAAGCAAGATACCCCACTGCCAGTGGATCTGATGTATGATTACCTTACAAAGAATCTTCTTAAGCTCGACTATCGCCGCGGCACAAACATAATCACAATCACAGGCCTCAGTGAAGATCCCGAAGAAGCAGCCCGGATTGCTAATAGTATAGCTCAAGTCTATATTGACACCCGAAGAGAAGACGAAAAAGCACGTGCCTCACGTGGTCTGAAGAGTCTAAGCGAAGAAATTGAAAAACAACGCAAAGTCGTTGCAGAATCTCGCCAAAAAGTAGAAGCCTTAAGAAAAGAACTCGGCATCGATGCAGTCCCAGGAGGCCTTAAAAACGATACCCAGCTTGCTGACGTCGAGCTCCAAAGAAAAAGCATGATGCTGGATGAAGCCCGTGCCGACGCCATAGCCCGAAAGGTGCGCATTGAGCGCCTCAAGAACATGACCACTGAACAGCTACTCGATACCCTACCTGCGCTCAACCTCATGGATGACAATCTCATCCGTCTCCGCCAAGATCAACTCGACATCGAATCCGAAATCACACGCCTAATCAGCGGCGGCCTCGGCACAGACCACCCAAGAGTGCAGGCCGCCCAAGCTAAACTCCGTAAAGTCCGCGAACAAATCATGGGTATGGTCGAAGGCAAACGAAATGCTCTAGAAATTGATTATGAAGTCAGTCAAGCTCGTGTAAGACAACTTGAAGAAGAAGTTAAAAATTTAACAGAGCGCGTTCGACGCGATAAAGGGGAAAAACTAGCTCCATTCCTCCAGGCAGAAAAAGAAGCAGAAAGTCAACACGACATACTGCAAGCTCTTATCATTCGCTATAAACAAGAAAGTGCCGACACCCAGATTGAAATTGAACCTGCTGAACTCATCTCACACGCAGAGCCTCCCATAAAACCACACAAGCCCAACTTGCTCTTAAACATTATCCTCAGCATCCTGGTGGGGGGTGTCCTAGGCTTAGCTTGTGCCTTCTTCATCGAATATCTCGATACTAGTGTTAAAACCGTCGAAGAAGTTGAAAAATACCTCGGTCTCAACGTCGTCGGTGTAGTTCCAAACAACATGTGTGCGCTAAATCAACTCCCTCCCGATGCACCAGATGCTGAAGCGTATCGAATCCTTCGAGCAAAAATAGACCTCAAACCCAAGCGTGGAGAAGGAAACTCTCTCACGCTGATCAGCGGCGGTCCCGGGGAAGGGAAATCCCTCACTATATTTAATCTCGCGTATGTATGTGCTCAGACAGGACAATCCGTCCTAATCGTTGATGCGGATCTTCGGCGTCCCACCCAGCATAAATATCTACAGATTCCCAGAGAACACGGTCTCGCTGACCTCTTACAGGGCAAGGGAGAACCCTACGAATATATCAAATCGACATCAGTCCCAAACCTCCACATTATTACCGCAGGAAAAGTAACCTCCGACCGCATCGGCTTGATGAATGCAACCAAAATTCGTGAAATACTAGCAGACTTGCGTCAACGATATGATATCGTTCTTTTCGACTCGCCGCCTATCCTCGGCATTAGCGACGGCTCAGTCATCGTTCACGAAGTGGATAAGACGCTCCTTGTGATTCAACATCGCCGCTATCCCAGACAAGTCTGCCTTAAAGCCAAAGAAGCCATCGAACAAGTCAACGGGAATCTCGTCGGAGTAGTCTTAAACAATGTAGCAATAAACACACACGAGTCCTACTACTACTACAGCACCTACCAATACTATCAACACATTGACGAAGACGAAGAAGATAAACCCAAACCAATCCCAAAAACACAAAGCAAACAAAGTAAAGAGAGACAAAAAAATCCCCCCTCTCCCACCCCGGCTGGTCGAACGTCTCCAACAACTAAAGAAAACACTCCTTCACGAGATACAACGAAGCACAAAGAAGCCCCCAACACCACCCCACTGCCATCTCAACAAGTCCAAAACGGCAAGAAAACAGACATTCAATCAATCTTTGGCTCTCGCAATGGTAGTGAATCCTACTAA
- a CDS encoding polysaccharide export protein, whose amino-acid sequence MLPIVWFLIIAASLFHGCASNRSTPYTYTSPNPPPNTPLSSNITATEDIMRVGDILNIRLTGVPQEDVAMFEDRVDEEGYISMPLIGRIKAAGKTTAQLKQEIENNYRSRRIYATPNVTITFAQLRFINVIGEVRTPQRVPFTNDLTVLKALAACNGFTDFANRRAIRILRGNQVIPFDAVEAIRNPALDLPLQVGDQIQVPRTIW is encoded by the coding sequence ATGCTTCCCATCGTCTGGTTCCTAATTATTGCCGCATCACTGTTCCATGGATGCGCCTCCAACCGCTCCACGCCCTATACCTACACTTCTCCCAATCCCCCTCCCAATACTCCCCTCTCCTCCAACATCACCGCCACAGAAGACATCATGCGCGTAGGCGACATTCTCAACATCCGCCTCACCGGAGTCCCACAGGAAGACGTCGCCATGTTTGAAGACCGCGTCGACGAAGAAGGATACATTTCGATGCCTCTCATCGGTCGCATCAAAGCAGCCGGAAAGACAACTGCCCAACTCAAGCAAGAAATCGAAAACAACTACCGCTCACGTCGCATCTACGCCACCCCAAACGTCACCATCACTTTCGCCCAACTCCGCTTCATCAACGTCATCGGAGAAGTCCGCACCCCACAACGAGTCCCCTTCACCAACGACCTCACCGTCTTAAAAGCCCTCGCCGCCTGTAACGGCTTCACTGATTTCGCCAACAGACGCGCCATCCGCATCCTTCGCGGGAACCAAGTCATCCCCTTCGACGCCGTCGAAGCTATTCGCAACCCCGCACTCGACCTCCCGCTCCAAGTCGGCGACCAAATCCAGGTCCCCCGCACAATTTGGTAG